The genome window AAAGTTTAGCGAAGGTAAAATTAGCTGCTTTCTATGGTTTTTGGAAGCTTCtaacactttttgaacttcCTTTTCCTTCTCTGTCCGTGTAAGTACGTTACATCAGATCcacagaatttgaaaaaaacaaaacaaaattaaggAAATAGTGCATATCTCAGCAGATTACGAGCCAGACATTCCCTGTCTCATAACATCATTGATGCACTCATTGAAATAGACTATGAACATTCAATagaatttaaatattgaaaagcgGTTCTTTGTTTTATATCCAAAATGTGAGTAAGCCATTTGGGAACTCCCGAACTCATttcttttcaatcaaaaagtgaTGTAAGACTGACTTCCAAACTCTTCTCTACtgattgtttttcttttttcttctatttcgGCCCACCCGGTCAGTTACACAACTGAGTCAACAAAGACGTAGGAGGAGAAGGgaaccaattttcaaagtttcaggaAGAAGGTTTGCAACTCGGTGTGTGTAAAGGTGGGCGCATGGGAAAATTAGGTCACAGCTGAGGCGGATTGCCATGTGACATTGTCTTGCAAAAAATAGAAGTAAGAATTGTGCAGGGAACTCATGACTAACGAGAAGCATAATGTTCTGATAGGTTTTGCAAAAGTAATTAGGCttagaaaaaactaattgaatttttgattgactATGAGTTagatatatttttagattctATTTGGGTGATTTGAGCTTGATAGGCAAAAACTCGAGTAATGTGCATGATATGGGTATATGATTATAGTATAGGctatattattaaaaaaccaaatgagCTTGAGGGGcaatactgaaaaaatgtggtCCCTATTGCCGAGTATTTTTAGTTTATTGTCGTTTCACAAAAACAATCGACAAAACTAGCCATCAGTTGACATTTTCAACGTTCCATTAAAAAATGCGTGCTAATTAAATTGTAATTCATAGGAAagatttcattcaaaattttaaaatctttcaaTCTTCTTATCGCGTTTAAATTCTGTTCCTCATTCCAGCTATTCTTAGACACAATCACATTTCTTTTTGCAAagctatttttcattaaaaactttcaTTCGGAAGAGAACACCTGTTTCTATTTCCTCCTACATGTTTTATCACCGGAAATCTGAGTGGGCATTGGTCAGCTTCAGTCAACAACAACATAAACAAAATAAGATTTATtattaatcatttttaaagaTGAAATGAGATCATAATGTTCATTCATCCACCCGTTTTGGTAGTCTTTGTGCACATCCAGATCAACATTTAGAAATTAGCTTTTCTGGTTCAGGCTTCTACGGCGACGACGGCGACGGAAGGCAGAAATGTCGGGATTTTCCATTTGCCAAAGAATTATATGAAGCATGTTGAAATATTCGAAGATAGTATACAGTGACTGATGTCGTGAGAATGTAACAAAAACTTCACTTTTCCTTCTTTTATATTGGTCTTTTAATTTCTAACATTAAACAGTCTAGACTCCGCCCAATTCTTTAAGCAAAGGTTCGGTTACAAATCTAATGCTTCTGATCTTGGCATTCCAATCATTCGAACAGTTGACCACCggaaatttgttgattttcaattgTCAATGAAGCTTTTAGCTTACATTCTTTAGCGATCAGGCATGATGCAAAGTAGTTATTGAAAACCTTTCAGACTGATTTCAAACTAAAAGCGAATAGCGTTCCGAGCATCAGACTTCATCAGAAGATCTCAAAACATGTCAAAATGCCAATAGAGTGGAACATACTATAATCCTAATAGCTTGTGACTTTTCAACTTCAATCATAATCTTCCATAACTCATAATCTTCGGTACGAGCAAATCGAAACGTTTCAGGAATTTGGTGTATTGGATTATGGCATAATAAACAAGATGACTGGATAAATCGGATGACACTGCATAAACACGAGACAAATGGCTCTGCTGGTGCTGATAATTCCAATCATAGAATCCTCATGTGACACTTATCCTTTTTATCTTTGCACCCTTTTTTGTGCTTGTTTATTTACTAACATCACACTCTTCTTCTTCGGGGTTAGTGTAATCTTTGcttatttgtttttggaaCTATTTAATGTTTGAGGAAGGAAATATTACGGGAGTAAATGTGGATGTTTGTCCAATAAACATTAGTCTTTCTGGTTGATAATTTTAGGGAAATCAACAGTTTGATTGAGGAACGTCGGGATCAAAGCCttatttaagaatttttacGCTACCTGAGGAAGATGTTTTTACCGAaattagtaaattttaaagatttcagTTATCtctaaaatactttttaaaaattaatgtcaAAAGTAACATTTCTGTAAAATGGAGGCACGAAAATGCATGCATACGACCCAGGGCGGTctcgtgcctgcctaccgctcAGAGTCACTGAAGACCATCTTGAATGCTGAGATACTTTTGTTGAAACTGAACCGTtcttaaaggattaaaggaggAAGGGGAGGAGGGGGAATAATCTTATTAACTACAATCTCTAAACCTGGCTCAGGATAAGGATTTAAACTGACAATCTGACAAATGACAGATAATATTAATCTGTTGACAatctttttttggatattattGTCAGTGCATTTGCATGAAtcattttctttcctttttttgtgtcttctttttcgttcattttttcatttgaatataTGGGTTCCAATCGGAAAAAGAAACTCTGCAAGATCTTAGTGACCCTGATAGACTAATTCGGTTGTTTACTAGTTGGTTAGCATACTCAATTAAATATGCACTTACGAACGGTTAGTCTCAATTTTCCGATGAAATGATAATAATGGAGAATTGAAGAATGAGATACGCAGATCGATTAGGAACACCCGGTTCGCTAACGGCAAGATATATTTTCTGCCGACGAGACAagtgaatttgatttttgttgataagGTGGCCTGAGTgattgaaaactcaaatttattGTCTAACAACTAATTCGATATGAAAAGAAAGAGCGAAAGAAAGCGATTAATACAGTAGACTCAAAAGGTCTATCTCCACAATAAATTAGACAAATATTCTTGGAACTTCCACAAGTGGAAAGATCCCTTTTTAGTCGATCTGCACATTTACTCAGTTTTCAAGGAACCCGGAAGAACTTTAAGAAATTTTCACAAGCTTTAAGCTTATTCAGTTGGAGTAATTCGGCTGACCTTGCACAACAGTTAGGCAACACTTGGTATAGGCCGAGCCCAGTCTTAGCTCAAGTTTGATATAACAGCCTAAGCATAATCATAgtgtattattttcaaaaccgaCAGAAGTGACTCGTCTAAgttgtttcaagaaaaattgtgtcCGGCGACacattttgtataaatataaaatcccCACTTTTTATGATTGAAGTAGGAATATGTgcacaacattttttcttatcaaagaGCGCGCATTTAGATGAAATGCTCAGTTTCTATGAAATTCATATGATAGTAAGAGACTTAAACTGGAagatttatcattttcaaattcttttccaaagatttttgttttcacacTTGTATTTACGAACTTTAGAAGCCATGACGCGGTGTGGACCTGTGTGGAACTAGATGTTTCGATATCTGTGATCTGTGTGAGGATTCCATCATACATCACGTCTCCAGTGTTAGAATACTAGTTCCATGCGGGGCAATCTTTGTGCTCGACGCTTCTCACCTCGTCATGGTCTCCTGAGACAGTAGCACAGCACAGTTCAGCTCCCGGCTCTACGTATCTTTCCGTTCAACAGTCTCTAAGTTACGATGACTAATGTTTGTTGGCTCAATGATGTGCACCTTGCAAAACTGTGCACAAAATGGATACAATGGGTGTTGCCGCGCGCGCACAAAATGTATTACACGAGGAGACGAAATTTCGGACGAAAATCGTATGAAGAGGGACCAACAGTTAATCAAAACCTTGATTTGATTGATAAAGTTATTAGACATGATAAACAAGATtaccatttcatttttcgatttcttatCTCAAGGAACTAGATTATTTTCCAATCAGAAATCTGGTAATCTATTGTGTTTATCATATCAAAGTTTAATCCAAATTGCTCTAATCTACTCCGGGACTATTCAAACATTATTGACACGTTGCCAAACGTCATGTTAGTTTCTATGAACTAAACAAAGAtgtccagaattttttttttccggtcAACTGAATATTTCCGTAGATATCAGTTGTCCAGAGGGTCAAAACATCAGACAGACCACAGAGAACGTGCCACTCTTTTTGGCACGTCTGCTCAGTGAGCAGAAGAGTAAGAGAGCAGCGtaacaaaattagataaatGAAATAAGTGTAGGTTCAGACGGAAATGGAATTCTAAGAATATCTCAGAGACAGGGTGCCCTTCCGGTTCATAAATCAACGGGTAGGCGGTTGAATTCAAACTTTGGACAAGTGACTGAAAGAGTTCACTATCTGGAATAAACTAGAGTTAGAGGTactaaaaatacattttgtttGCAGAATCGAAggggttttttattttaggcGTCAAAAGGTCAATTTCGGAAAAGAGCATGCACACATTTGACTTACtttcgaaaacttgaaatgtaaaaaaattaacgtcccaaaaataattcaagagGGTATTAGAATACTACTGTGGTCATTATCTCCCGGAAATGGAACTATTCCAAAGAAAATTGAGTGTTGCCGGTgaaattgcttcaaattttgtagtgGAAACCAGTATTataaatacaaatttgaaGCAAGAACATAgcaaaatgaacaatttcaTTCTGTGATGTAAATGATGATAAAACCAACTAACAAGTTcattttttcgtagtttttctAGTTATTTGTGAACGACTaggtatatttttattttttggcagaaCACATTTACTCGTACTTACTCATCTCAAAGAATTCAACAAGTTGCGAATTGTGTCTAGATTGGCCTTCCAGTTCTCATTTTCATCAAATCACGatgtttacaaaaaatcaaaaatattgagaacaAGTTCCCATGATGAACACCACTCCCAATAACCTTGCACTTTTTAATGTTAACGAGAAAAAGTGTCAGTTTCGGTTTGCACAGGGTATACCACAGAGTAAACAAAAACTTCCGAAAACAGATCTGCGAACTATGCGTCATTTATTTGATGTTGATTTGACCATCACCAGAATATGATTCTGAAATGGTTTCATACAATGTGATGTGAAATTTACTGGATCGTTAAAGATCgtcaattcgaaattttagtcAAGGTATAGTAGGgactaaaaattataattggtTTGACAAATTTTGTATTAATGATACTTGATGAATTGTGTAGATGTTTACTATGTTTCTCCAAATTTAACACGAGAGCTCTGGTTGTCTATTAGTCAGCAAAATggactggaaatttgaaaatagggATCAAGTAAGCTTGGCAAATTCTGCACGTTTAGAGCCGTATAAATGGATTTTCTATGTTCACTTGTAAAGGTCAATATATATTAAAACTCTGAGTTTtaagcatttcaaaaaaataccgAGCTGGTGGATATCAACTGGCGGAattcaaatctgaaaatttttagcataGCCTCAAAGTTGTTGCTGTTACTTATTGAAAAGCAGGAAAAACAAACTATACATAGTTTATGCCAATTATGTTTTGTAACAGCTGGAGTGGGCACTGCTACTAAAAGTATTACAGTCCCAGAGTTTTAAGCTTAAACCTGAGTTTGCGATTTCAACAAACGATAttctaattaaaatttgcatcATCGTATACAGGATTTCTGgtagttcaaaaatcaagGACTGGTAACAACCATAAAATTTCGATGAGAAGCATGGAATGTTCACAATTCGTGACATTCTGTAGTCCGCGTGTGATGAAGCTTCTTATGAAATCATATGGTGTCAAAACGGGACGTCATTTCATCGCCTACAGTCCCCATTTTCCCATTTATGATTGTGAGAGAGCATAGACGCAGGTGAACTAACGAACATTTCTCGACGTTTCACACGAAAAGAACATAATGTATTTCGTCATTTTTCCCATTTATTTCATTTGcagaaatattttatcaatgaATTTGATGGACAGTTTGCAAAGAGAGGGAATGAGTGGTAGAAAGAAAATACGAggaaaaatgattgatttATGAACTGTCTATATTTAGAAGTGACGACATTTTAATAAGACAGGACAATAAAacaatgaagaaaaatattgaaaaagaatAAGAGAAGCCGAGAAATACAACTAATCattgatatattttaaaacattagaATCGATcttaaaaattacaacaagGAAAACAATTAGTTGGAAATAGAAATCTACTTGGTTTTTAAATGGGGTTCTGACTTGACCATCACCACGTTatttgaactcaaaaaattttgaaaaaaaagataaaaactagcaaataaacttttaaaaagaagTCACAAAACAGGTCAGCAAAACAAATAGTTTCCTTGGATGTTGCTTTATTTCGCAATAAAAGATGAACTGAAGATACTTATATATGTCAGTCTTTTAGAATCAAACAGATAAATTATCAATTGATAGTGTTTCCACGTGATGGACAATTCTATGATTTATGATCTTATGATTAGCAATTACCACGAATCAGAAAATTATCTAAATATCCGGTGTTCCAAAGATTAAACAATGTATCCTAATCATTGGAGGCTGAAGTTGGCTAAACAAAAAgcttttttccacttttcctGGCTACGAATCCAATGGACTTTGTTCACAGTTACCACCAGACTGATCATGAACAACTAGGCTACACGAAaataatcaacaaaaaatgggctGATCAACAAGCATGAACTGACTATTGGATACGGGAAGTGGAGGGAAAGAGCACATTTTGATGCTGATTTTCTTAAAAGGTTTTACAGATCAAAAAGGGATGGCAAGCGATGTCtagaaattatgaatttaaaaaatttaaatgtataAAGATGTCCATtatagttttgaaagtttgcaagttttttgcaaaaagatgCTCATATCTGTATTGAATATAGACTATAAATGGGCTTGCACTTTGAACTTGGAAACAGTtgttctgaacatttttcagttaatttttgataCTAATTTAGAGGTCAgcaaaattgctccaaatgtgCATCTTTTTGCTGGTTGAGATGATTTTTAGGTTGCGTGAGCTAAAATACATTCTTCGTTAGTTAGCTATGTTTCTTCGCCTCCTAAATTCGAATCATTAATTGCTCAAATCCGTAAGTTAGAAATACacaaatttcttgaaactCTTAGATTTTAAAAGTGAGATATATATTCTAAAGTTCTCCTTTTTTCAACCACTCTAACTAACAAATTAAACGTTTCGAAATTTGGTTTtgtctgaacatttttttaattatggcTCATACTGAGTTTTCATgtttaacaacttttttgtagacTATAAGGATGTCACCTTTAGAAAAAACATCACATCATAAAATCGAgatttcttcttctttacGGTTTTAGAATTATTgacttttgtttttctatttccataatttcattcagaaattttgcagTTTAGTCTCCACAAAGTCATTCAAATTCAGCTCAGGATGTTTAGTcagagattcaaatttttagagaaaatccGCTGGGGAACTCCGTTCTCGACGTTGGATGAATAAACAAACGACTTCTTCTCTTGTAGCGAAacatttcgaaattcaaaGCAGAACGAATTCTGTGTCTCAACACAAAAAGTGACGTGGGGTTTGGAAGAACTAATCGAATAAAGGGTGGACATGATGACTATTCTGTTTATTTgctttttgactcaaaaaatacacacTGAGAAATGACGGATCAAAACTTGACAGTTCGGAAGATCgggcaaaaatcaatttgattGGATTTTTCACGTGGTGAAACTTTGTATTTAGTTAAATGCAAAGATAGTATGACAGGATATATGATTAGAAAGAGACAAGAATATGAACCAATTACGTCTACAGTatactaatagtaagaaatAGCTACTCGTCACTTATGTAGAACCTTTTGATTTGTGATTTTCTAGTCGTGTGATAATGTCTATTGGTCAAAACATTAATTTACTCCCATGATTTGTAATTTCAGAATGAAGTGACCGCGGTACAATTGAGGCGTTGTCTGGCTGAAATTGGAATTATGATATGAGTTAATGATAACCAGTGATGACAGCTCAAGCAGTCTGGAACAAATAAATAACAACAACGAATTCAAAACCcgattttccccaaaaataaaacaaaaaaccccTAACGTACTTATTGCGTGCAAATCCATTGACAACCTGTGCTCAATGcctattttttacatttatgtGCATGAGAGTAGAGTATATGTGTACCATGTTATGAGAAACAAGAAATGTTAtccaaatttagttttgaagcTGAAGTTTCCGACAAAGAGCCCGCCAGAGTCTGGTCTTAAAAAATGAGAACGATCGACGTAACAGTCTTATCCCATAATTctcatgaaaatttctgaagtaGAGTAGaatttgtaatttaaaaaatgacagcAGCCCTTGAATTCACTTGTATCTGTTTTTGTTGTCAATATGGATGATGGAAAATTCATTAACTGAAACAATGTTTTTAGTTGTGCACTCGTTAAAATGATTAATTGTGCACTTTTATCAGAAGCACTCAACTGTAAAGAAGTGCCATTAACATGTCAATTTGTTTTGCGACTGGGAGAAAATACTTGCACTTTTGATAGAAGTTTCATATTCCATGCACTATCAATTGTCAGTTGTTTGATAGTTTAGATTAATAGTTctatttgttcttttttctgtgTAAAAGAGCATACTTTGGCCTATGCGAAATCAGACATCAGTTTAGTTTAGAGACTTTTTTTCATCCGATTACTATAATGTTAAAGATAAACATTTCTCTTGTCAATCACGACGTATTGAAACTTTCCACATACCAATTTATTTCAGACTATATAAATAGATGATAAACGCATTggaaaatcaaacttttctattcattttttgttcttcattATTCTAAGTTCTCAACAATGCCAAACTATGAGCTGAAAGGCAATCTAAAAATGGCTGACGTAGCGGATCCAGAAGTTGAGAGTAGGCCCCAACGATTCCCTAAGAATATTATGATAACTGGAGCTAATCGTGGAATTGGATTCGGACTTGTCAAACATTTTCTGGAATATGATGGAATTGAACTTCTTATTGCCACGTGCAGAAACCCAGAGAAAGCAGATGAACTGAAtgcattgaaaaatgatagaagACTTCATGTAATTGCATTGAATGTAGATGATGATGAATCCATCAAGAAAGTATTCGATGAAGTATCTTCACTTGTATCATCAAATGGACTTAATATGCTTATCAACAATGCTGGAATACTTCTTCCATATGAAGTGGATGGTCCAAAGATCTGTAGAAAAACGATGATGAAACAATTGGAAACTAATTCAGTGTCTGTTGCAATTTTAACTCAAATATTCCTTCCATTGATCAAGACAGCTGCATCAGCTGCAGAAGGAGATGAAGCAAGTATTGATCGAGCATCTATTATTAACATTTCATCTACAATGGCATCAATTGAAATGAACAATGGATGCTTTGATGGTCCTAtggtattgttttttttttttcatttacagTTATTGCCTGTTTCAATTACTCCTATGTCCAAATGTATAGTGAAacctttcagaaattttttcattattattttttagttaacaGTCAAGAAATGACGGtacttacttttcaaatataagtaggaaatcaacgaaaaattttttctctcgtCCATTTTCATCCTAAtagatcaattttttctaatttttgcatttaacgtAAACGTTAActgtaaagtttgaaaaatccaaaattgcaaaaccattagtttcaaaataccaaaaatattcaaaaatctatttcaGTATCAAATTTACTTCAAATAAATTAGATAtttgaccaatcagcgactaGGGTGGGCGTGGTTAACGGCGCTCATTGGTCGGCACCATTCTGCTCAGCGCGCGAAtttaaaatgtacaaaaaccaaaaattgaccgatccataatttttcagaccgCATACCGAATGAGTAAATCTGCTCTGAATGCATTTGCGCGTCAATCATTCATGGAACTATCTAAATATCATATTCTTGTCACTTCATTCTGTCCAGGATGGGTCCGTACTGATATGGGAGGTGATAATGCTGATTTGGATGTCAATGAATCAACTAAAACACTTTCTGCAAACATTCTTCGACTCGATAATCGTAACAATGGGTTGTACTTTGACAGATTCTTGCATCCAATTCCAAACTGATATCATTTCTAAAAAGCACATTTTGTTCTTCGTATTTGCATCCGATATCGGTGATAATcttgaatttgttttgtttaagATGCAAAAGctagaattttttcttgtaattcggagaatttaattttgcttCCACACCAAAAAACTCCAGTttatcccccccccccccccccccattgaCGTAATACCCGCCTTTTGTTGTGAGCAATAAAATAAAGAGATCTTTGAAGCTGCAAAAATGATGTTTTCATCTTTTGTGACCTTAAACTCTAAAGAGCACTATGTTGTCCACATTGATCAGACTGATTTAGGAATGTCTGGAATTACGTTGTGATGATGTCAGTCAACAACTCTGAATGAATGAAGAACGCCCGACAATGGATGGGATTATGGGATTTACACATCAAGCGTGGGAAAAGCAGGAATTATAGATTTAGGGTATACTTTGCAAATGCAGAAATATgtgttattaaaatttgaataaaaagggattttatgaaattaaacAAGATCTTATTTTACATGATTAAGgcaacaaaatgaaaattattatacATGCTATAACTCAAATGAATCTTCTAGATCGTCGCTGTCTTCAATCTCGGTTTTGATATTCTGATCCTCCTCGACGTTCACTGTTGGTCTTATTCGTGTTCGTGTAGATTTCGGGACATACTGGAAAAGCTACTACCAAATTTAGAATAGATAGTGTGGACACAATATACCTCAAAACTATCATCAGcgtcaattttttcttcttcttcagaaTTCTCTCTTTTTCGTCCTCTTTTCCTTCCCAATGATGAAGATGACGATACTGATTTTGGATCTTCATCGGCACAAATCACTTCTTTTTTAACTTTCTTGAAATCGACACCCAACTTCAGAGCATTCATCCGTTCGTGTAATGTAATCACCTTCTCACAATGTGTCAAAAATCGCTTGAAAGCGATTTGAGTAGTTTTATTAGAGTTGAAGCGAACAACCTAAATGGTTATATTACTAGAAAAGGTAGTTTTTTGTATTAACTTACAGTGTAAGTATCTACTAGAAGTTCATGCAGTGTATCGACAATTTTCATGGGAACACACTCCAACCGTAAGGATGTGGCCATCGCGGTGAACACGTGACGAATGATCCATGAAGATGGATGTGAATTTGCTCGTCCGACCATTCTATTCGCAAGTACAATCTCCGGATACAGCTCCTCTTCGTTGTCTGTTTTACGTTTCTTTTGGGGAATTACTTCATCTCCATCGATAGTATGAACACTGCTGATGCACTCGCATACGAGTTCCGTCATTTCTAATAGTTTGATATTGGAGTCGTCTTCGCCAGTTTTGGATATAATTCCCACAGCCCTGCAGAATCCAAGAAGAAGATTCATTCTGAAACATGTTTTtgtatgtttatttttaatttgaagaaaaatccaaatttctaaCTTATTAAAATCACTTCttatagattttttgcaataagaTGCAAATATCTTAACCAAAGGCAAACATTCGTTGGATTTCTGGAAGACGAGCATAATAATTGCACACATGAGTTTGGACCAAGCGTATCGTCCATAGGATAACATACTCAAACAATCTTGAACTGATTGAACGAGAGCCATGCCTTGAAGTGAAACAAGAGCcttttcaaatacttttgCAAGTGCATCCTGACAATCATCCTCTGTTTGTTCTTCGCCTTGGAAAATTGCATTGGCTGTCTTTGGAAATCCCTGTGATTTGATAACTTTTATCAATGTATTCACACCAGTTGACGTCAAAACTTCATCGCCTCTTTGAATTAAAAGTGTCGTCAGCTTCAAATAAGGTTCGCAGTTTTCAAAGTCAATCGAAGTTGCGAATCCGATAAGTTCCAATCCAAGTTGCTGAAGTTCTTCATTCTTATTCCCTAAAAGAGCTGGAATGATAGTCTTGAACAGCGACGACATTGATGCAGTCGGTGATTCGACTTCTTCATGTTTACATGTAGCAAGAAGCATTGTGGCACTTCGAAGATACATTTGCTCGAGAACCTTATCGTTCTTCATAGCTTCTTCCAAATTAAGAACTTCTTCGTGAGATAACATCAATTGCTTTGCGGTATCACACATCCAGTCGCACAGTTGTTTAACGTCGTctccaattttgcaaagatCAAAACATATCATAACGATAGTTAAAATAGTTTCACTTGagaaaacaaaagaagaatttcccaatattttcttcaatgCATGTTTGTACAGCATTTTGTCATCATGCAAATCTCCATACTTTGTAGCCACATTCATCAAATGAAGCAAATTATACAGAACAAGATCCTTGCAAGTGTAATCGGTTGACATGTTTCGATGAAAATAAGCATCgcagaatttttcaagatgTTCGACAAAAGTGGTGACGTCCGGTAGGAAGAATGTGAGTGCTCTGCTTCGTAAATGTGTCGCGTCGAGGCGTCCTTTagcgaaattgaaaatgacatCGACAAAGCACCGAGAAATGAATATTCGTGAAAAAATCTTTCTTATGTCCTCATTCCCATCGTTATTGTCTCTGGAAAAAGACtgtataaaaaaattgaaaaacaattattttctcactttGGTATCAGCCTAAAGGTTGTTCGACGCATCAGCCCAACTCTTTCACAATCAGGAATTGTCATACTAAGCAGATCCTTCATAAACTTCTCAACATCTAGAGAGCCGCATGCTTGCTGAACGGTTGATTTTTGGATGAAACGAACAGTGGCGAACTTCatctgaatttcaatttgtaGGAAATCAACCGAAGCTTTCTAACTTACAAAGACGTAAACTGCAGTGGGATCAACTAAAGGATCGAGATATTCAAGTATGATACTTGGAAATTCTTTAggaatattattattatctgAGTCCGGGAATGGAAATATAGAAGGAGAGATAATCTCATCACCAGCCACCTTCATCCAAGATTCGACGAGAAGTTGATGAATAACATCCTGTACAcgagctgaaaatcaattaaatcAATTGAATCACACTGGTCAGCATATATTTCTTACCACTATCACTGTTGTTTAAGAGATTTACTAGCCGGAatctttgtttttcagaaaacgagAGCAATGAAACATCAGATGCTAATCTCACAATTATTGCTTGTTTAACACGATTATCCTTGCTCGTTTCGACGTAGTCGATGCATTTATCAATATCGTTCTCATTCGCAATGTGAACTCGACGAGC of Caenorhabditis elegans chromosome II contains these proteins:
- the C30G12.6 gene encoding uncharacterized protein (Confirmed by transcript evidence), with the protein product MESGDHLGNLFDDMVEEDNDEDSFEEPACEDSFDSQEASSKANEPQNDSFDEPIQSSVSKQSDDANGEDEINEEVIQEQKELDLNEEDFNLLTIEEVPLDVLTARIRRVFTEVTYRAEPAAIALFDVAHKIIFKSTMLDCKRNTVIDSIIEGLISIIVDERERDQGAEEAEHVLMIFIAKLAIKNKSMKCSDLLYKLILLVDRLYLHADSFVRCRIYRLIACLMEEANRYADVMREHGDDAFLSDEDPTESEVMIPSGVKNRWMGKLAKSLLDKSPEVRCKAVIALSLWDHDIECKTTCCDEVTVNDLLWKSVHDVDESVRVNAARRVHIANENDIDKCIDYVETSKDNRVKQAIIVRLASDVSLLSFSEKQRFRLVNLLNNSDSARVQDVIHQLLVESWMKVAGDEIISPSIFPFPDSDNNNIPKEFPSIILEYLDPLVDPTAVYVFMKFATVRFIQKSTVQQACGSLDVEKFMKDLLSMTIPDCERVGLMRRTTFRLIPKDNNDGNEDIRKIFSRIFISRCFVDVIFNFAKGRLDATHLRSRALTFFLPDVTTFVEHLEKFCDAYFHRNMSTDYTCKDLVLYNLLHLMNVATKYGDLHDDKMLYKHALKKILGNSSFVFSSETILTIVMICFDLCKIGDDVKQLCDWMCDTAKQLMLSHEEVLNLEEAMKNDKVLEQMYLRSATMLLATCKHEEVESPTASMSSLFKTIIPALLGNKNEELQQLGLELIGFATSIDFENCEPYLKLTTLLIQRGDEVLTSTGVNTLIKVIKSQGFPKTANAIFQGEEQTEDDCQDALAKVFEKALVSLQGMALVQSVQDCLSMLSYGRYAWSKLMCAIIMLVFQKSNECLPLVKIFASYCKKSIRSDFNKMNLLLGFCRAVGIISKTGEDDSNIKLLEMTELVCECISSVHTIDGDEVIPQKKRKTDNEEELYPEIVLANRMVGRANSHPSSWIIRHVFTAMATSLRLECVPMKIVDTLHELLVDTYTVVRFNSNKTTQIAFKRFLTHCEKVITLHERMNALKLGVDFKKVKKEVICADEDPKSVSSSSSLGRKRGRKRENSEEEEKIDADDSFELFQYVPKSTRTRIRPTVNVEEDQNIKTEIEDSDDLEDSFEL
- the C30G12.6 gene encoding uncharacterized protein (Confirmed by transcript evidence); its protein translation is MESGDHLGNLFDDMVEEDNDEDSFEEPACEDSFDSQEASSKANEPQNDSFDEPIQSSVSKQSDDANGEDEINEEVIQEQKELDLNEEDFNLLTIEEVPLDVLTARIRRVFTEVTYRAEPAAIALFDVAHKIIFKSTMLDCKRNTVIDSIIEGLISIIVDERERDQGAEEAEHVLMIFIAKLAIKNKSMKCSDLLYKLILLVDRLYLHADSFVRCRIYRLIACLMEEANRYADVMREHGDDAFLSDEDPTESEVMIPSGVKNRWMGKLAKSLLDKSPEVRCKAVIALSLWDHDIECKTTCCDEVTVNDLLWKSVHDVDESVRVNAARRVHIANENDIDKCIDYVETSKDNRVKQAIIVRLASDVSLLSFSEKQRFRLVNLLNNSDSARVQDVIHQLLVESWMKVAGDEIISPSIFPFPDSDNNNIPKEFPSIILEYLDPLVDPTAVYVFMKFATVRFIQKSTVQQACGSLDVEKFMKDLLSMTIPDCERVGLMRRTTFRLIPKDNNDGNEDIRKIFSRIFISRCFVDVIFNFAKGRLDATHLRSRALTFFLPDVTTFVEHLEKFCDAYFHRNMSTDYTCKDLVLYNLLHLMNVATKYGDLHDDKMLYKHALKKILGNSSFVFSSETILTIVMICFDLCKIGDDVKQLCDWMCDTAKQLMLSHEEVLNLEEAMKNDKVLEQMYLRSATMLLATCKHEEVESPTASMSSLFKTIIPALLGNKNEELQQLGLELIGFATSIDFENCEPYLKLTTLLIQRGDEVLTSTGVNTLIKVIKSQGFPKTANAIFQGEEQTEDDCQDALAKVFEKALVSLQGMALVQSVQDCLSMLSYGRYAWSKLMCAIIMLVFQKSNECLPLVKIFASYCKKSIRSDFNKMNLLLGFCRAVGIISKTGEDDSNIKLLEMTELVCECISSVHTIDGDEVIPQKKRKTDNEEELYPEIVLANRMVGRANSHPSSWIIRHVFTAMATSLRLECVPMKIVDTLHELLVDTYTVVRFNSNKTTQIAFKRFLTHCEKVITLHERMNALKLGVDFKKVKKEVICADEDPKSVSSSSSLGRKRGRKRENSEEEEKIDADDSFEYVPKSTRTRIRPTVNVEEDQNIKTEIEDSDDLEDSFEL